The following proteins come from a genomic window of Polaribacter dokdonensis:
- a CDS encoding trimeric intracellular cation channel family protein: MSLIYTIDILGTFAFAISGALVASDKKFDLFGVLIIAFVTAVGGGMLRDILINAHPINWIGDLNYLWTIFFAVFLTFLFKSKIAYLSKTLFLFDTIGISVFTLLGLQKGLSFNLHPIIAIIMGMISAVFGGVLRDVLTNKVPLIFEKEIYASACLAGGITYLIIKELPISDNLNFIISASVIITIRLIAVKFNLELPKVKDDIFGK; the protein is encoded by the coding sequence ATGAGTTTAATATATACCATAGATATTTTAGGAACTTTTGCATTTGCAATTAGTGGTGCTTTAGTTGCTTCTGACAAGAAATTTGATTTGTTTGGTGTATTAATTATTGCTTTTGTAACTGCAGTTGGTGGAGGAATGTTACGTGATATTTTAATTAATGCACATCCTATTAATTGGATTGGAGATTTGAACTATCTATGGACTATTTTTTTTGCCGTTTTTTTAACTTTTCTATTTAAAAGTAAAATAGCTTACTTAAGTAAAACATTGTTTTTGTTTGATACCATTGGTATAAGTGTTTTTACACTACTAGGTTTACAAAAAGGGTTGTCATTTAATCTTCATCCTATAATCGCTATAATTATGGGTATGATTTCTGCTGTATTTGGTGGAGTTTTAAGAGATGTATTAACTAATAAAGTACCGCTAATTTTTGAGAAAGAAATTTATGCATCTGCATGTTTGGCTGGTGGTATTACTTATTTAATAATAAAAGAATTACCAATTTCGGATAACCTAAATTTTATTATTTCTGCTTCTGTTATTATTACAATTCGATTAATTGCGGTAAAGTTTAATTTAGAATTACCCAAAGTTAAAGATGATATTTTTGGAAAATAA
- a CDS encoding DEAD/DEAH box helicase, translating into MSTFAALGISKDYIKSIKEIGITTPTDIQEKAIPVLLKSPTDFIGLAQTGTGKTAAFGLPVLHHIDANSEHIQALILSPTRELVQQIKKQLFKFTKYVDDRIFLEAVFGGEKIDRQINNLKRTTHVVIATPGRLIDLIERGAVDISHVKTVVLDEADEMLSMGFKQDLNRILKFTTKSDRKTWLFSATMPEEIKRIVKTYMDANAPRIEINRNALVNANIRHQFVKTTLKEKVADIVTFLEKRQAHRGIIFCRTKAGAQNLAKQLVEDGFSASALEGDMQQKEREKVMRAFKNENLQYLISTDVSARGIDVKELEFVIHHQLPEQLEYYTHRSGRTARAGKTGTSLAFILPSELEKIHQIQKELNIKFTEVTV; encoded by the coding sequence ATGTCAACATTTGCAGCATTAGGAATTAGTAAAGATTATATAAAGTCTATTAAAGAAATTGGTATTACAACACCTACAGATATTCAAGAGAAAGCAATACCTGTATTGTTAAAATCACCCACAGATTTTATAGGATTAGCACAAACAGGAACAGGAAAAACAGCTGCTTTTGGTTTGCCTGTTTTACATCATATAGATGCTAATTCAGAGCACATACAAGCTTTGATTTTATCGCCAACAAGAGAATTAGTTCAGCAAATAAAAAAACAATTGTTCAAGTTTACAAAATATGTAGATGATCGTATTTTTTTAGAAGCCGTTTTTGGTGGAGAAAAGATAGACAGACAAATAAATAATTTAAAGAGAACTACTCATGTTGTAATTGCAACTCCAGGTAGATTAATTGATTTAATAGAAAGAGGAGCTGTAGATATTAGCCATGTAAAAACGGTTGTTTTAGATGAAGCAGATGAAATGTTAAGTATGGGTTTTAAACAAGATTTAAATAGAATCTTAAAATTCACTACAAAATCTGACAGAAAAACTTGGTTGTTTTCAGCTACAATGCCAGAAGAAATAAAGCGTATTGTAAAAACATATATGGATGCTAACGCTCCAAGAATTGAAATTAATAGAAACGCTTTAGTAAATGCAAATATTCGTCATCAATTTGTAAAAACAACCTTAAAAGAAAAGGTGGCAGACATTGTTACTTTTTTAGAGAAAAGGCAAGCACATAGAGGTATTATATTTTGTAGAACAAAAGCTGGTGCTCAAAACCTAGCAAAGCAATTGGTAGAAGACGGTTTTTCTGCATCAGCTTTAGAAGGAGATATGCAACAGAAAGAAAGAGAAAAAGTGATGCGTGCTTTTAAGAATGAAAACTTACAATATTTAATTTCTACAGATGTTTCTGCACGTGGAATTGATGTTAAAGAGTTAGAATTTGTAATTCATCATCAATTACCAGAACAACTGGAATATTACACTCACAGAAGTGGAAGAACAGCAAGAGCTGGTAAAACAGGAACTTCTTTGGCGTTTATTTTACCATCAGAATTAGAAAAAATACATCAAATTCAAAAAGAATTGAATATTAAATTTACAGAAGTAACTGTATAA
- a CDS encoding acyl-CoA thioesterase, with the protein MNNFFEVKIEITVEDIDDLNHVNNAVYVKWMDDVAFKHWEHLTKNEPITDTIWVVSRHEIDYKSEAFLGDEIIAKTYVGNTRGVTSERFIEFYKGETLLAKSKTIWVLLDAKSYKPVRIRENILNLLQPFK; encoded by the coding sequence ATGAATAACTTTTTCGAGGTAAAAATCGAAATTACAGTAGAAGATATAGATGATTTGAATCATGTAAATAATGCTGTTTATGTAAAATGGATGGATGATGTTGCCTTTAAACATTGGGAGCATTTAACCAAAAATGAACCAATTACAGATACCATTTGGGTAGTGAGTAGACACGAAATAGATTATAAGAGTGAAGCTTTTTTAGGTGATGAAATTATTGCTAAAACTTATGTAGGTAATACTAGAGGGGTAACTTCTGAACGATTTATTGAGTTTTATAAAGGTGAAACACTTTTAGCAAAATCTAAAACTATCTGGGTTTTATTGGATGCTAAGAGCTACAAACCTGTAAGAATTAGAGAAAATATTTTAAATCTATTGCAACCTTTTAAATAA
- a CDS encoding MATE family efflux transporter has product MAQLANELGTEKISKLLIKQAVPATIGILVMSLNMIVDTIFVGQWIGVLAIAAITVVLPIAFLISSIGMGIGIGGSSIISRALGAENSEKAFLTFGNQICLTLILAIIFVLLGNFFSVPILDLFGAKGDILPIASDYFAVVIYGVPFLAFAMMGNPVIRAEGKPKFAMYAMMIPAVLNIILDIIFIKYFDWGMTGAGLATSISFASCGLYILYFFLSNKSELKIIPKNFKLDLRIVREIVELGGVSVVRQGAISILMIVLNYSLFTYGGEISISIFGIINRVMMFALSPVLGVSQGFLPVAGFNIGANKNERVKETIKKSIYFGSILGTIIFIGIVIFKEQIISIFTDDTTLLSETPNAMLIVFLVTPIVTMQLIGSAYFQAAGKAIPALILTLLKQGIFLIPLAYFLPKYYGVAGVWWSFPIADTLSTIVTVLVLKREVDKNLK; this is encoded by the coding sequence ATGGCACAATTAGCAAACGAATTAGGTACAGAAAAAATTAGCAAATTATTGATAAAACAAGCAGTTCCTGCAACCATAGGGATTCTTGTAATGTCTTTAAACATGATTGTAGATACCATTTTTGTTGGGCAATGGATAGGTGTTTTAGCAATTGCTGCAATTACAGTGGTTTTACCAATTGCTTTTTTAATATCCTCTATAGGAATGGGTATTGGTATTGGAGGTAGTTCTATTATCTCTAGAGCATTAGGTGCAGAAAATTCTGAGAAAGCTTTTCTAACCTTTGGAAACCAAATCTGTTTAACCCTTATTTTGGCCATTATTTTTGTACTACTAGGTAACTTTTTTAGTGTGCCCATTTTAGATTTGTTTGGTGCAAAAGGTGATATTTTGCCAATTGCCTCAGACTATTTTGCTGTAGTAATCTATGGAGTGCCATTTTTAGCCTTTGCAATGATGGGTAACCCTGTAATAAGAGCAGAAGGTAAACCAAAATTTGCCATGTATGCTATGATGATACCTGCAGTGCTCAATATTATTTTAGATATTATTTTTATAAAATATTTTGATTGGGGAATGACAGGAGCAGGATTGGCTACATCCATATCATTTGCTAGTTGTGGATTGTATATTTTGTATTTTTTCTTATCGAATAAAAGTGAGTTAAAAATAATTCCAAAAAACTTTAAACTAGATCTAAGAATAGTTAGAGAAATTGTAGAATTAGGTGGAGTTTCTGTGGTAAGGCAAGGAGCCATTAGTATTTTAATGATTGTGCTTAATTATTCTTTATTTACTTATGGAGGAGAAATATCTATCTCAATTTTCGGAATCATTAACAGAGTAATGATGTTTGCCTTATCTCCAGTTCTTGGAGTTTCTCAAGGATTTTTACCTGTAGCAGGTTTTAATATTGGTGCGAATAAAAATGAACGCGTAAAAGAAACGATTAAAAAATCGATTTACTTTGGGTCTATTTTAGGTACAATTATCTTTATTGGTATTGTTATTTTTAAAGAACAAATCATTTCTATTTTTACAGATGACACCACTCTTTTAAGCGAAACTCCAAATGCAATGTTAATTGTCTTTTTGGTTACGCCAATTGTAACCATGCAACTAATAGGATCTGCTTATTTTCAGGCAGCAGGTAAAGCGATTCCTGCATTAATACTAACCTTACTAAAACAAGGAATTTTCTTAATTCCATTAGCATACTTCTTACCTAAATATTATGGTGTTGCTGGTGTTTGGTGGTCTTTTCCTATTGCAGATACACTTTCTACTATTGTAACTGTTTTGGTTTTAAAAAGAGAGGTTGATAAAAACCTTAAATGA